A stretch of DNA from Dehalococcoidia bacterium:
GCGCCTCGTCGAGGCCTTCGGTGGAGTCGTGGTCCGTGAGGGCGAAGATCCGGACGCCGTTGCGGTAGGCGAGGTCCACCAGTTCCGACGGCGTCAGGCGGCCATCGGAGGCGGTGCTGTGGTTGTGGAAGTCTGCCTTAGCGCCCATCGCCCGCCTGCAGCACCGTCTCGCGGTCGATGCGCTGGATCGAGAGGGCGCGGCCGGCGGCCCCTTCGATTTCGATGAGCACGGCATTGAGCTTTACGTCGCGGCTGCGTTCCTCGACGGGCAGGCGGGTCGGCAGTTGCGTCAGGAAGAGGCGGTGCACGGCCTCCACCTCGAAGCCGATTACGCTGTCCCGGCTGCCTGTCATGCCCGTATCTGTGACGTAAGCGGTGCCCCCGGGCAAGAGCCGTTGGTCGGCGGTCGGGACGTGCGTGTGCGTGCCGACGACGGCGGCGACCCTCCCGTCCAGGTACCAACCCATGGCAACCTTCTCGCTCGTGGCCTCGGCGTGGAAGTCGACCAGGATGGGCGCGGGCAGGCCGTCCGCCAGGACCGCGTCGGCGGTGCGGAAGGGGCAGTCGATAGCCTGCATGAAGGTGCGCCCCTGGAGGTTCAGGACTGTCAGGCCCTTGTGAGTCACCCAGCCCCGGCCGGGGCTGCCGGGCGGGTAATTGGCCGGGCGGATGACAGGCTTATCGCTGTCCAGGAGCTCGATAATCTCCTT
This window harbors:
- a CDS encoding TIGR00282 family metallophosphoesterase produces the protein MRVLFIGDVVGKPGRRALEALLPPLREELALDVVVANGENVAGGRGLTDRTARELFEAGVDIISSGNHIWDQKEIIELLDSDKPVIRPANYPPGSPGRGWVTHKGLTVLNLQGRTFMQAIDCPFRTADAVLADGLPAPILVDFHAEATSEKVAMGWYLDGRVAAVVGTHTHVPTADQRLLPGGTAYVTDTGMTGSRDSVIGFEVEAVHRLFLTQLPTRLPVEERSRDVKLNAVLIEIEGAAGRALSIQRIDRETVLQAGDGR